The proteins below come from a single uncultured Sunxiuqinia sp. genomic window:
- a CDS encoding DUF4954 family protein: MQENNYRKLTESEILQLEKNNSKADNWSNIEVKDGFDPKRVEHCHFSGRVRIGQFNQAITFYGNIEKACGLYNTHIHNCTLGNNVFISHVKNYVANYIIEDHVVIDNTDLIATEGKSTFGNGIHVAVLDETGGRHVPIYDNLSAHLAYIVAFYKHRQPSIDKIEKLIDNYTESITSDFGIIGQYARISNCKEIRNVRIGAYTQIVGASKIINGSINSNEAAPVKIGHDVILKNFIISSGSEVIDGTIVSNCFIGQGCKLGSQYSAENSLFFANCQGFHGEACSLFAGPYTVTHHKSTLLIAGMFSFCNAGSGSNQSNHMYKLGPIHHGVVERGSKTTSDSYILWPAKIGPFTMVMGRHYKNSDTSEMPFSYLIENKDDSWLSPGMNLKSVGTIRDAMKWPRRDTRTDPKKMDCVNFNLLSPFTIKKMALGIQKLKEIQRISGETSEVFSYNNTKITHRALKRGLELYHMAIMKFVGNSIITRLNSCTIDTPEAMKACLKADLSAGQGDWIDLAGLIAPKSVIKEMVDQIENKSISQLEEIDEVFYSLHDNYYNMEWNWTVDFIASYLGKPIEKMEINDIINIIKEWIRSVVEIDKMLYSDAKKEFRLESMTGFGIDGDQKVKQLDFENVRGKFESNDFVKEILNHIERKTNLGNKVIKKLNKLQNSPKTV; the protein is encoded by the coding sequence ATGCAGGAAAACAACTACCGAAAACTTACAGAATCCGAAATACTACAACTTGAGAAAAATAATTCTAAGGCCGACAATTGGTCAAACATTGAGGTAAAAGATGGTTTTGATCCCAAAAGAGTCGAACATTGCCACTTTTCAGGGAGAGTGCGTATAGGACAATTCAATCAGGCTATTACATTCTATGGGAACATAGAAAAAGCATGCGGACTTTATAACACCCATATCCACAACTGTACCTTAGGCAATAATGTTTTTATCAGCCATGTCAAAAACTACGTTGCCAATTATATTATCGAAGATCATGTTGTTATCGACAATACTGATCTTATAGCAACAGAAGGTAAATCAACTTTTGGCAATGGAATTCACGTTGCTGTATTGGATGAAACGGGCGGACGACACGTACCCATTTACGACAATCTTTCGGCTCACTTAGCATACATCGTAGCTTTTTATAAACACCGACAACCGTCGATTGACAAGATTGAAAAACTGATTGATAACTACACCGAAAGTATTACATCAGATTTTGGTATTATTGGACAATACGCCCGAATTTCAAATTGTAAAGAAATCAGAAACGTAAGAATTGGTGCTTACACGCAGATTGTAGGTGCCAGTAAGATCATTAATGGTTCTATAAATAGCAACGAAGCCGCACCAGTAAAAATTGGTCACGATGTCATTCTAAAAAATTTCATCATTTCATCCGGCTCCGAAGTTATTGATGGCACCATTGTATCGAACTGCTTTATTGGACAGGGATGTAAACTGGGATCCCAATACTCGGCTGAAAATTCGTTGTTTTTTGCAAACTGTCAGGGGTTTCACGGGGAGGCTTGTTCATTGTTTGCTGGCCCGTACACGGTCACTCACCACAAATCAACCTTACTTATTGCCGGTATGTTTTCGTTTTGTAACGCAGGAAGCGGATCAAACCAAAGTAACCACATGTATAAATTAGGGCCTATCCATCATGGAGTTGTCGAGCGTGGTTCAAAAACAACCAGCGATTCCTATATTTTATGGCCGGCCAAAATCGGACCTTTTACCATGGTTATGGGTCGTCACTATAAAAATAGCGATACCTCTGAAATGCCTTTTTCTTATTTAATTGAAAACAAAGACGATAGCTGGTTGTCACCGGGGATGAACCTCAAAAGTGTGGGAACGATACGCGATGCGATGAAATGGCCCAGACGAGATACACGAACAGATCCTAAAAAAATGGACTGCGTTAACTTTAACTTACTGAGCCCTTTCACCATAAAAAAGATGGCACTGGGTATTCAAAAATTAAAGGAAATACAACGGATTTCAGGCGAAACTTCTGAAGTTTTCTCATACAATAATACTAAGATTACGCATAGAGCTTTAAAAAGGGGTCTCGAACTCTACCATATGGCGATCATGAAATTCGTGGGAAACTCAATTATCACTCGTTTAAATTCCTGCACCATTGATACTCCTGAAGCAATGAAAGCTTGTCTTAAAGCCGATTTATCAGCAGGACAAGGCGACTGGATTGACTTAGCAGGGCTTATTGCTCCCAAAAGCGTGATAAAAGAAATGGTTGATCAAATTGAAAACAAATCGATCAGCCAACTGGAAGAAATAGACGAAGTATTCTACTCACTGCATGATAATTACTATAATATGGAGTGGAACTGGACTGTTGATTTTATTGCGTCGTATCTTGGGAAACCGATTGAAAAAATGGAGATCAACGATATTATCAATATCATTAAAGAATGGATTCGGAGTGTTGTTGAAATTGACAAGATGCTATACTCCGATGCAAAGAAAGAATTTAGGCTCGAATCAATGACCGGCTTTGGAATTGATGGAGACCAAAAGGTCAAACAGCTTGACTTTGAAAATGTACGAGGAAAATTCGAGAGTAATGACTTTGTAAAAGAAATCCTAAATCACATTGAACGGAAAACAAACCTGGGAAACAAGGTTATCAAAAAACTAAACAAACTTCAAAACTCACCGAAAACAGTATAA
- a CDS encoding class I SAM-dependent methyltransferase gives MQDPISQGVFNYHYHRDNSPVLIHSDGFDTDEVLPSYFFRSYKQMPKLEQKSLDLAFGRVLDAGACAGCHSIYLQDKGFDVTALEQSQICCQVMNDRGITKIRNTNLFHLENEKFDTILLLMNGTGIAGTLNNLNLFFKKLRSLLNPNGQILIDSSDLIFLYTEEDGSAVIDIAADKYYGELTFQTEYKNQKSATFPWLYIDQDLLKEYVKNSQLKVSHIFKGDHFDYLAKITY, from the coding sequence ATGCAAGATCCTATTTCTCAAGGTGTTTTTAATTATCATTATCATCGTGACAATTCTCCAGTTTTGATTCATTCCGATGGATTTGATACCGATGAAGTACTCCCCTCATATTTTTTCAGAAGTTATAAGCAAATGCCTAAACTAGAGCAAAAATCACTTGATTTAGCATTTGGCCGGGTGTTAGATGCTGGAGCTTGCGCTGGTTGTCATTCTATTTATTTGCAAGACAAAGGATTTGATGTAACCGCGTTGGAGCAGTCGCAAATATGTTGTCAGGTGATGAACGACCGAGGAATAACAAAAATAAGGAATACAAACCTATTTCATCTCGAAAATGAAAAGTTTGATACAATTCTTCTTTTGATGAATGGGACCGGGATTGCCGGAACGCTTAACAATTTAAATCTTTTTTTTAAAAAGCTGCGCAGTTTACTCAATCCAAATGGGCAAATATTGATTGATTCATCCGATCTTATTTTTTTATATACTGAAGAAGACGGTTCAGCCGTTATTGATATTGCAGCAGACAAATATTATGGAGAACTGACGTTTCAAACAGAGTATAAAAATCAAAAAAGTGCAACTTTTCCCTGGCTTTATATTGATCAGGACTTACTAAAAGAATATGTCAAAAATAGTCAGTTAAAAGTTTCTCATATTTTCAAAGGAGATCATTTTGACTATCTCGCAAAAATCACCTATTAA
- the proS gene encoding proline--tRNA ligase: MAKELTPRSENYSQWYNELVVKADLAENSAVRGCMVIKPYGYAIWEKMQAELDRMFKETGHVNAYFPLFIPKSFFSKEASHVEGFAKECAVVTHYRLKNDPDGNGIIVDPDAKLEEELIVRPTSETIIWNTYKNWIQSYRDLPILCNQWANVVRWEMRTRLFLRTAEFLWQEGHTAHATEAEALEETEKMVNVYGDFAEQFMAMPVIKGAKSENERFAGALETYTIEALMQDGKALQSGTSHFLGQNFAKAFDVKFANRDGKDDYVWATSWGVSTRLMGALVMAHSDDNGLVLPPKLAPFQVVIVPIYRKDEQLAAINEKVDEIITKLKAKGITVKYDNADTKKPGWKFAEYELKGVPVRLGIGPRDLENGTVEVARRDTLEKNVVELDNIDQHVADLLEEIQQNIYQKAFDYRTTHTTKVDTYEEFKEVLNGKGGFILAHWDGTPETEQKIKDETKATIRCIPFEGEKEEGKCIYTGKPSSQRVLFALAY; this comes from the coding sequence ATGGCTAAAGAATTAACCCCCAGAAGTGAAAATTATTCTCAATGGTATAACGAATTGGTTGTAAAGGCTGATTTGGCGGAAAATTCCGCTGTGCGTGGATGCATGGTAATCAAACCCTATGGTTACGCCATTTGGGAAAAAATGCAGGCTGAATTGGATCGCATGTTTAAGGAAACAGGGCATGTAAATGCTTACTTTCCGTTGTTTATACCGAAATCGTTTTTTAGTAAAGAAGCCAGTCATGTTGAAGGCTTTGCCAAAGAGTGTGCCGTAGTTACGCATTACCGATTAAAAAATGATCCGGATGGGAATGGAATTATTGTTGACCCGGATGCGAAACTGGAAGAAGAATTAATTGTTCGTCCCACTTCGGAAACTATTATCTGGAATACCTACAAAAACTGGATCCAATCGTATCGCGATTTGCCAATTCTTTGTAATCAGTGGGCCAATGTTGTGCGTTGGGAGATGCGTACGCGTTTATTCCTGCGTACGGCAGAATTCCTGTGGCAAGAAGGGCATACCGCACACGCAACCGAAGCCGAGGCGTTGGAAGAGACTGAAAAAATGGTCAATGTTTATGGCGATTTTGCGGAGCAGTTTATGGCTATGCCGGTAATCAAGGGAGCCAAATCGGAAAATGAGCGTTTTGCCGGAGCTTTGGAAACCTATACCATCGAAGCCTTAATGCAAGATGGAAAAGCGTTACAGTCGGGCACTTCGCATTTTTTAGGCCAGAATTTCGCAAAGGCTTTTGATGTTAAATTTGCCAATCGCGATGGAAAAGACGATTATGTTTGGGCAACTTCCTGGGGAGTTTCAACTCGTTTAATGGGGGCTTTGGTTATGGCTCACTCCGACGATAATGGCTTGGTGTTACCTCCAAAGTTAGCTCCATTTCAGGTGGTTATTGTACCAATTTATCGTAAAGATGAACAGCTTGCTGCCATTAACGAAAAGGTTGATGAAATTATCACGAAACTAAAAGCCAAAGGCATTACTGTGAAATACGATAATGCGGACACTAAAAAGCCGGGCTGGAAATTTGCCGAATATGAATTGAAAGGAGTCCCTGTTCGTTTGGGAATAGGGCCGCGTGATCTAGAGAACGGAACAGTAGAAGTTGCACGACGTGACACCCTTGAGAAAAATGTAGTTGAACTCGATAATATAGATCAACATGTAGCCGATTTGTTAGAGGAAATCCAACAAAACATCTACCAAAAAGCTTTTGATTATAGAACAACTCATACCACTAAGGTAGATACTTATGAGGAGTTTAAAGAAGTCTTGAATGGCAAGGGCGGTTTTATTCTGGCGCATTGGGATGGAACTCCTGAAACGGAGCAGAAAATTAAAGATGAAACAAAAGCAACTATTCGTTGTATTCCTTTTGAGGGTGAAAAGGAGGAAGGAAAGTGTATTTACACAGGAAAACCATCATCTCAGCGTGTATTATTTGCCCTGGCATATTAG
- the pepT gene encoding peptidase T codes for MEKVIDRFIRYAKEYTTSDSASKTFPSTTRQLEFADKLVAELEAIGMEEVEKDEYGYVMATLPSNTTEKCPVIGFVAHMDTSPDFSGENVNPQIRKYEGGDIQLNDKIVLSPDRFPDLLNYIGHEIITTDGTTLLGADDKAGVAEIMTAVAYMNGHPEIKHGKVRICFTPDEEIGKGADYFDVEKFGAEFAYTLDGGEIGELEYENFNAAMASITINGRSVHPGAAKNKMINAIEVGNRLMSMLPAQERPEYTEQYEGFYHCVSFQGSTEKSSLVYIIRDHDKKLFDYRKSTITQACSYLNQIYGEGTVDLEMVDQYYNMREKVEPVKYIVDLAEDAMTEIGIDPKIKAIRGGTDGSRLSYMGLPCPNIFAGGHNFHGPYEYVPVKSMVKAVEVIIRICEKVVRLGDAQKS; via the coding sequence ATGGAAAAAGTAATTGATCGATTTATCCGGTACGCCAAAGAGTATACAACTTCCGATTCTGCTAGTAAAACATTTCCAAGTACAACGCGGCAGTTGGAGTTTGCAGATAAGCTCGTTGCAGAATTGGAAGCCATTGGAATGGAGGAGGTTGAAAAAGATGAATATGGATATGTGATGGCAACTTTGCCTTCGAATACTACTGAAAAATGTCCGGTTATTGGCTTCGTTGCTCATATGGATACCAGCCCAGACTTTTCAGGAGAAAATGTGAACCCTCAGATTCGAAAGTATGAAGGTGGCGATATTCAATTGAATGATAAAATCGTGTTATCGCCTGATCGGTTTCCTGATTTATTGAATTACATTGGACATGAAATCATCACTACCGATGGAACGACTTTATTGGGAGCTGATGATAAAGCTGGAGTAGCCGAAATTATGACCGCTGTGGCTTATATGAATGGTCATCCAGAAATAAAACATGGAAAAGTACGAATTTGCTTTACTCCGGATGAGGAGATTGGCAAAGGAGCTGACTATTTTGACGTAGAAAAATTTGGTGCCGAATTTGCCTATACGCTCGATGGGGGTGAAATTGGTGAGCTAGAGTATGAAAATTTCAATGCAGCAATGGCCTCAATAACCATAAATGGACGAAGTGTTCACCCTGGAGCAGCCAAAAATAAAATGATCAATGCCATTGAAGTTGGAAATCGATTAATGTCGATGCTGCCTGCTCAGGAACGTCCGGAGTATACCGAGCAGTACGAAGGGTTCTATCACTGTGTTTCCTTTCAGGGAAGTACGGAGAAATCCAGTTTGGTATACATCATCCGGGATCATGACAAAAAACTATTCGATTATCGTAAAAGCACAATTACACAGGCTTGCAGCTATCTGAATCAAATTTATGGAGAGGGAACAGTGGACCTTGAAATGGTTGATCAGTATTACAACATGCGCGAAAAGGTAGAGCCGGTAAAGTATATCGTTGACTTGGCCGAGGATGCTATGACCGAAATTGGTATTGACCCCAAAATTAAAGCAATTCGTGGTGGAACCGATGGATCTCGTTTGTCTTATATGGGATTGCCTTGTCCAAATATTTTTGCCGGAGGTCATAACTTTCATGGACCCTACGAATATGTCCCTGTTAAATCAATGGTGAAAGCGGTTGAAGTGATTATTCGTATCTGTGAGAAAGTTGTTCGTTTAGGAGATGCTCAAAAATCTTAA
- the tilS gene encoding tRNA lysidine(34) synthetase TilS, protein MLKNLKNYIVAEGLLASDSKLILAVSGGCDSMVMLDLFRQIEHDFVVAHCNFNLRGAESDNDEIFLRDYCGEHGLELYVKTFETREFALQEGISIEMAAREMRYQWFYELIDSLKYDFLLTAHHQDDLVETILINLSRGTGIRGLSGIHPKKGRLVRPLLFASREQIREYAQTNQVPFREDSSNKELVHLRNLVRHQIIPLLEQINPAFKLNASKTAGILKQTEQVYQAKIDEEKASFIRWEGINLHLNIAYLQQSSFAESVLFEVLHPFGFNADQILEISQSSHAEAGKIFYSETHRLVKDREVFILTPRAEDQQQRFYIEKDCPSIAVPFEMQFSKLEKDEQFQFSREKNIADLDFDKLDFPLMLKKWEQGEYFQPLGMTGFKKLSDFFIDEKFSIPEKENTWMLYSGGKVVWVVGHRIDNRFKISKNTNTVYRIQFSL, encoded by the coding sequence ATGCTCAAAAATCTTAAAAACTATATTGTTGCAGAAGGATTGCTTGCTTCTGACAGTAAGTTAATTCTTGCTGTTAGCGGAGGTTGTGATTCCATGGTTATGCTCGATTTGTTTAGGCAGATCGAGCATGACTTTGTTGTTGCTCATTGCAACTTTAACCTTCGTGGTGCGGAGTCTGACAACGACGAAATTTTTCTACGTGATTACTGTGGCGAACATGGTTTGGAGTTGTATGTAAAAACCTTTGAAACTCGGGAGTTTGCTTTGCAGGAAGGTATTTCAATTGAGATGGCTGCGCGTGAAATGCGCTACCAATGGTTTTACGAGTTAATAGACTCGTTAAAATACGACTTCCTTCTGACTGCGCATCATCAGGATGATTTGGTGGAAACCATACTCATTAATTTGAGTCGCGGAACGGGAATTAGAGGCTTGTCCGGTATTCATCCAAAGAAAGGACGGTTAGTTCGTCCGTTGTTATTTGCTTCGCGAGAGCAAATACGGGAATATGCTCAGACCAATCAAGTGCCTTTTCGCGAGGATTCTTCAAACAAAGAATTAGTACACCTGCGTAACTTGGTGCGGCATCAGATCATTCCATTGTTGGAACAAATTAATCCGGCTTTTAAGTTGAACGCTTCCAAAACAGCGGGTATTTTAAAACAAACCGAGCAGGTTTATCAGGCTAAAATTGATGAAGAAAAAGCTAGCTTCATAAGATGGGAGGGGATTAATCTGCATTTAAATATTGCATACTTACAACAATCATCTTTTGCAGAGAGCGTGCTTTTTGAAGTACTTCATCCTTTTGGGTTTAATGCTGATCAGATACTGGAAATCAGCCAATCGTCGCACGCAGAAGCCGGTAAAATATTTTATTCCGAAACTCATCGGTTAGTAAAAGATCGTGAGGTTTTTATTCTGACCCCCAGAGCAGAAGATCAACAGCAACGCTTTTATATTGAAAAGGATTGTCCGTCAATAGCTGTCCCCTTTGAGATGCAGTTTTCAAAACTTGAAAAAGATGAGCAGTTTCAGTTTTCAAGAGAAAAAAATATTGCTGATCTCGACTTTGATAAACTAGACTTTCCATTGATGCTAAAAAAATGGGAGCAGGGTGAATATTTTCAACCGCTCGGGATGACCGGTTTTAAAAAGCTAAGCGACTTTTTTATTGATGAAAAATTCTCTATTCCTGAAAAGGAAAATACTTGGATGCTGTATAGCGGTGGCAAAGTGGTTTGGGTTGTGGGACATCGCATTGATAATCGCTTTAAAATCAGCAAAAATACCAATACTGTATATCGAATTCAATTTTCTCTCTAA
- a CDS encoding aldo/keto reductase: protein MKRRDFIRNTAATVAGMSMVGLLSSFKKDGIPYRTLGKTNLDVSLIGVGGYHIGDRHISDETSVKLIREALDSGVNFLDNAWHYNSGRSEELMGKALLDGYRKKAILMTKHHGRDVKTAQEHLETSLRRLQTDYLDLWQFHEIESLEAVDKIYSSGVLDFVQKKKQDGVIRHIGFTGHSRPDIHKAMLDKGFEWETVQMPINVLDHHYLSFSQEIIPILQGKNIGIIGMKSVASGAIVNEKIASIEECLRFTMTLPVSTLVSGMNNLEHLRHNLDITRNFEPMTEKEIEVLLNKTYDYAQGGKHEWYKDKV from the coding sequence ATGAAACGTCGTGATTTTATTAGAAATACAGCAGCAACTGTGGCCGGAATGTCTATGGTTGGATTATTATCATCGTTTAAAAAGGATGGAATTCCTTACCGGACATTGGGAAAAACCAATCTCGATGTTTCATTGATAGGAGTGGGAGGTTATCATATTGGCGATCGTCATATTAGTGACGAAACATCTGTAAAGCTAATTCGTGAAGCTCTCGACAGCGGCGTCAACTTTCTTGATAATGCGTGGCATTATAACAGTGGGCGTAGTGAAGAGCTGATGGGTAAAGCACTGTTGGATGGTTATCGTAAGAAAGCCATTTTGATGACCAAACATCATGGTCGTGATGTAAAAACGGCACAGGAGCATTTGGAAACCAGCCTCAGAAGATTGCAAACAGATTACCTCGATTTATGGCAATTTCATGAAATTGAAAGTCTTGAAGCGGTAGATAAAATCTACTCAAGCGGTGTACTCGACTTTGTGCAAAAGAAAAAGCAAGACGGTGTTATCCGCCATATTGGTTTTACTGGGCATAGTCGGCCTGACATACATAAGGCCATGCTTGACAAAGGCTTTGAATGGGAAACAGTACAAATGCCGATCAACGTGTTGGATCATCATTACTTGAGCTTTTCGCAAGAAATTATACCGATTCTTCAAGGAAAAAACATTGGAATTATTGGCATGAAATCAGTCGCTTCGGGAGCTATTGTTAACGAAAAGATTGCTTCAATTGAAGAGTGTTTGCGCTTTACAATGACACTGCCTGTTTCGACACTCGTCTCAGGAATGAACAATCTTGAACATTTGCGACACAACTTGGATATTACACGTAATTTTGAACCCATGACTGAGAAAGAAATCGAAGTCTTATTAAACAAGACTTATGACTATGCTCAAGGTGGAAAACATGAATGGTATAAGGATAAAGTATAA
- a CDS encoding DUF456 domain-containing protein has translation MDYLLIFLGIVMMIAGLLGCMLPVLPGPPLSYIGMLLLHFSEKYQFSSNFLIGWAVVTIIVYLLDYLIPIWGTKRFGGSKRGIWGSIIGLMIGMFVFPPIGIIVGPFAGAVIGELSDGKQSKEAFRSGLGTFIGFLIGTLLKLIASGMMA, from the coding sequence ATGGATTATCTCTTAATTTTTCTGGGAATCGTAATGATGATAGCCGGCCTGTTGGGTTGCATGCTACCAGTTTTACCGGGGCCTCCATTAAGTTATATTGGCATGCTGCTACTTCACTTCTCCGAAAAATATCAGTTTTCTTCCAATTTTTTAATTGGCTGGGCTGTCGTTACCATTATTGTGTATTTATTAGACTACCTGATTCCGATCTGGGGAACCAAGAGATTTGGTGGCAGTAAACGCGGTATCTGGGGGAGTATAATTGGCTTAATGATCGGCATGTTCGTTTTTCCTCCTATCGGTATTATTGTTGGGCCATTTGCCGGAGCAGTAATTGGAGAGCTAAGTGACGGCAAACAATCCAAAGAAGCATTTCGATCTGGTTTGGGAACATTTATTGGATTTTTAATAGGCACCCTATTAAAACTAATTGCTTCTGGGATGATGGCCTGA
- a CDS encoding CPBP family intramembrane glutamic endopeptidase — protein MNSPGNKYYPTILGAAHLVILYIFIQTIVDFPLAIWDYYHGTEFLSNPVKKIVLSLGSILFILYFAYRKAKTKLKNLFPLKWFNPLIFIPMITFLAAAHVFLGEINREVEQLIPAPPWFWELFNRIFENDYGFLGAVLKVAVIAPVVEELIFRGVIMHGLMRNYPKIIAIFVSALFFALFHLNPWQFPATFLLGLLLGWVMVITRNIFACILGHSINNLLVLLSIEYWEEIREFSFFLLGQKEQLHISYLVAAISVVFIGLLATFSRKHTT, from the coding sequence ATGAATTCTCCTGGGAACAAATATTATCCAACCATTCTAGGCGCAGCCCACTTGGTTATTCTTTACATCTTTATCCAGACAATCGTCGACTTTCCCCTGGCGATCTGGGATTACTATCATGGCACTGAGTTTTTGTCAAATCCAGTTAAGAAGATTGTCCTTTCATTAGGCTCTATTTTGTTTATCCTGTATTTTGCCTATCGAAAAGCCAAAACCAAACTCAAAAATTTATTCCCGCTGAAATGGTTCAATCCGCTGATCTTTATCCCAATGATTACGTTTCTGGCAGCAGCTCATGTTTTTCTGGGGGAGATCAATCGCGAGGTAGAGCAGCTCATACCCGCCCCTCCATGGTTTTGGGAGCTCTTCAATCGGATCTTTGAGAATGATTATGGTTTTTTGGGTGCTGTTTTGAAAGTCGCTGTAATTGCTCCTGTCGTTGAAGAACTCATCTTTAGAGGAGTGATCATGCATGGATTAATGCGTAACTACCCCAAAATTATAGCCATTTTTGTATCAGCTCTGTTTTTTGCCTTGTTTCATTTAAACCCCTGGCAATTTCCGGCTACCTTTTTATTGGGACTGCTGCTTGGCTGGGTGATGGTAATTACCCGCAACATTTTTGCTTGTATACTCGGGCACTCCATAAATAATTTATTGGTTCTGTTGTCAATTGAATATTGGGAAGAAATTCGAGAGTTTTCTTTTTTCTTACTGGGTCAAAAAGAACAACTGCACATAAGCTATCTGGTAGCCGCGATTAGTGTGGTGTTTATTGGATTGCTCGCCACTTTTAGCCGCAAACATACTACTTAA
- a CDS encoding peroxiredoxin, translating into MEEQINQMPRIGDIAPDFEANTTFGPIKFSEYNKGSWVILFSHPADFTPVCTTEMSGFAVRSDEFKALNTKLIGLSIDSIHAHVAWVNNVKKHSGVLFKFPIIADIDMKVSKLYGMLQPNESETSAVRAVFIIDPTGKVRLMMYYPLNVGRNMNEIVRTLKALQTSDKHGVALPLNWVPGEKVIVPPPKTVEEMEAREKSDYEMMDFYLAKRDL; encoded by the coding sequence ATGGAAGAACAAATCAATCAAATGCCAAGAATTGGTGACATAGCTCCCGATTTCGAAGCAAACACCACCTTTGGACCAATTAAATTTTCGGAGTACAACAAAGGAAGTTGGGTTATTTTGTTTTCTCACCCGGCAGATTTCACACCAGTTTGCACTACTGAAATGAGTGGATTCGCAGTACGCAGCGATGAATTTAAAGCACTAAACACCAAGCTTATTGGCTTAAGTATCGACAGTATTCATGCCCATGTGGCCTGGGTTAACAATGTAAAGAAGCATAGCGGAGTGCTTTTCAAGTTTCCGATTATTGCTGACATCGATATGAAAGTATCTAAGCTTTATGGCATGCTTCAGCCCAACGAAAGTGAAACATCTGCCGTGCGTGCTGTATTTATCATTGACCCTACCGGAAAGGTGCGGTTGATGATGTACTATCCATTAAATGTTGGTCGAAATATGAATGAGATCGTGCGTACGTTAAAAGCCCTTCAAACTTCGGACAAGCATGGTGTAGCACTTCCTTTAAACTGGGTACCCGGTGAAAAAGTAATTGTGCCACCACCAAAAACAGTTGAAGAAATGGAAGCACGGGAAAAATCAGATTATGAAATGATGGATTTTTACCTGGCCAAAAGAGATTTATAG
- the rpmB gene encoding 50S ribosomal protein L28 has translation MSKICQVTGKKVVVGNNVSHSKRRTKRRFYPNLFKKKFYLPEEDRWISLIVSAAGIRTINKKGLTNALKEAKEKGFVTNI, from the coding sequence ATGTCAAAAATTTGTCAAGTTACTGGAAAAAAAGTAGTGGTGGGAAACAATGTTTCACACTCTAAAAGAAGAACTAAGCGTCGGTTTTATCCGAATTTGTTCAAGAAGAAATTCTATCTTCCAGAAGAAGATCGTTGGATTTCATTAATAGTTTCGGCCGCAGGTATTCGTACAATCAATAAAAAAGGATTGACCAATGCCTTGAAAGAAGCTAAAGAAAAAGGATTCGTAACGAATATTTAA
- the rpmG gene encoding 50S ribosomal protein L33 has product MAKKGNRVQVILECTEHKDSGVPGTSRYISTKNRKNSPDRLELKKYNPVLKKVTVHREIK; this is encoded by the coding sequence ATGGCTAAAAAAGGTAATAGGGTACAGGTTATTTTGGAATGCACTGAGCATAAAGACAGTGGCGTACCAGGAACATCTCGTTACATTTCAACTAAGAATAGGAAAAATTCTCCTGATCGCTTAGAGTTAAAGAAATACAACCCAGTTTTGAAAAAAGTAACTGTACACCGCGAAATTAAATAA
- a CDS encoding DUF4295 domain-containing protein: MAKKAVASLQKGAGKGYAKVIKMVKSDKTGAYTFQEDIVPNEMVKDFFKK; the protein is encoded by the coding sequence ATGGCTAAGAAAGCAGTTGCATCACTACAAAAAGGAGCCGGTAAAGGTTATGCCAAAGTAATTAAAATGGTGAAATCTGACAAAACCGGAGCGTATACATTTCAGGAAGATATCGTTCCTAACGAAATGGTTAAAGACTTTTTTAAAAAGTAA